A genomic segment from Sparus aurata chromosome 10, fSpaAur1.1, whole genome shotgun sequence encodes:
- the fcer1g gene encoding high affinity immunoglobulin epsilon receptor subunit gamma: MVLCGRSPLLMAFPLWLSFGSAAALAEPEICYVLDGILFLYGIILTALYCRIKVYNSKGAQAGAAKVKAKQNVEEGIYTGLTPHAQDTYETIGMKK; this comes from the exons ATGGTCTTGTGTGGCAGGAGCCCGTTACTGATGGCATTTCCTCTCTGGCTGAGTTTTGGCAGTGCTG CCGCTCTTGCAGAGCCAGAGATCTGTTACGTGCTGGATGGTATCCTGTTCCTGTATGGCATCATCCTGACAGCTCTCTACTGTAGAATTAAG GTCTACAATTCTAAGGGGGCTCAGGCTGGGGCTGCGAAGGTAAAGGCCAAGCAG AATGTGGAAGAGGGCATCTATACT GGTCTGACTCCTCACGCCCAGGACACATACGAAACTATTGGCATGAAGAAGTAA
- the ndufs2 gene encoding NADH dehydrogenase [ubiquinone] iron-sulfur protein 2, mitochondrial: MAATMLRSLTKLGRPSTKLILSNNLLSPGCTVLQNRQKQWQPDVEWTEQTAGAVMYPTALNEKWSPPPWNDIDPPAEKDLSNLTINFGPQHPAAHGVLRLVLELSGESVKKCDPHIGLLHRGTEKLIEYKTYLQALPYFDRLDYVSMMCNEQAYSLAVEKLLNIKAPPRAEWIRVLYGEMTRILNHVMAITTHALDIGAMTPFFWLFEEREKMFEFYERVSGARMHAAYVRPGGVHQDMPLGLMDDIYLWCKNFSIRIDEVEEMLTNNRIWKNRTVDIGVVTSEEALNYGFSGVMLRGSGIKWDLRKSQPYDKYDEVEFDVPIGIRGDCYDRYLCRVEEMRQSLRIMHQALNKMPEGEIKVDDAKVAPPKRSEMKTSMESLIHHFKLYTEGYQVPPGATYTAVEAPKGEFGVYLVSDGSSRPYRCKIKAPGFAHLAGLDKMAKGHMLADVVAIIGTQDIVFGEVDR, encoded by the exons ATGGCTGCAACGATGTTGAGGTCGCTTACCAAACTAGGACGTCCTTCAACAAAATTAATATTAAGCAATAATTTGCTGAGCCCTGGCTGCACTGTCCTGCAGAACAG GCAGAAACAATGGCAGCCAGATGTGGAGTGGACAGAGCAGACTGCTGGGGCAGTGATGTATCCCACTGCCTTGAATGAGAAATGGTCTCCACCCCCCTGGAATG ACATAGATCCTCCTGCAGAGAAGGATTTGTCCAACCTGACCATCAACTTTGGTCCCCAGCATCCTGCTGCGCACGGTGTGCTGCGTCTAGTCCTGGAGCTCAGCGGAGAGTCCGTCAAGAAATGTGACCCTCACATTGGCCTGCTTCACCGTGGCACAGAGAAACTCATTGAATACAAGACCTACCTGCAG GCTCTGCCCTACTTCGACCGTCTGGACTATGTTTCCATGATGTGTAACGAACAGGCCTACTCTTTGGCTGTGGAGAAGCTGCTCAACATCAAAGCTCCACCGCGTGCAGAGTGGATTAGAG tTCTGTACGGGGAGATGACTCGCATCCTTAACCACGTCATGGCCATCACCACGCACGCACTTGACATTGGCGCCATGACCCCCTTCTTCTGGTTGtttgaggagagagagaag atGTTTGAGTTTTATGAACGAGTGTCCGGGGCCAGGATGCACGCTGCATACGTCAGACCTGGTGGTGTTCATCAG GATATGCCCCTTGGCTTGATGGACGACATCTATTTGTGGTGCAAGAATTTCTCCATTAGAATCGATGAAGTGGAAGAG ATGTTGACCAACAATCGCATCTGGAAGAATCGTACTGTTGACATCGGGGTGGTCACTTCTGAGGAAGCCCTCAACTACGGCTTCAG TGGAGTGATGCTGCGAGGCTCAGGCATCAAGTGGGACCTGAGAAAGTCTCAGCCTTACGACAAGTATGACGAAGTGGAGTTTGACGTTCCTATTGGAATCCGGGGAGACTGCTATGACAG ATATCTGTGCAGAGTGGAGGAGATGAGGCAGTCCCTGAGGATCATGCACCAGGCGCTCAACAAGATGCCAGAAGGAGAGATTAAGGTGGACGACGCCAAGGTCGCCCCACCGAAAAGGTCTGAGATGAAG ACCTCCATGGAGTCTCTGATCCACCACTTTAAACTGTACACAGAGGGCTACCAGGTCCCCCCAGGAGCCACATACACAGCTGTGGAGGCACCCAAG GGAGAGTTTGGTGTTTATTTGGTATCAGATGGCTCCAGCAGACCCTATCGCTGCAAGATCAAAGCTCCTGGATTCGCTCACTTG GCTGGTCTGGATAAAATGGCCAAAGGACACATGCTTGCTGATGTGGTGGCCATTATTG GTACACAGGACATAGTGTTTGGCGAGGTTGACCGTTAA
- the kirrel1a gene encoding kin of IRRE-like protein 1a isoform X2, with protein sequence MQRLLLLSLLLSFQTVWTARFSQEPADQSVVRGQRVILSCVVFNYSGIVQWTKDGLALGIGEDLRAWPRYRVLRVQELGQYNLEILSADLSDDSLYECQAPDAALRSRRAKLTVLIPPDDPVIDGGPEVLLNAGESYNLSCVSRGAKPPSMIEWLKDGLPVEGAASTTEVLPDRKRVTTRSYLPIAPVDSDTGRNYSCVASNLAVPTGKSTTVTLNVHHPPTVTLSIEPRSVLEGDRVTFTCQAHANPPIMGYRWAKGGVVLQGARESVFTTKADHSFFTEPVSCLVFNAVGKTNVSILVDVHFGPILLVEPQPKTVDVDSDVTLNCKWAGNPPLTLTWFKKGSNMVLSNSNQLYLKSVSQADAGQYVCKAIVPRIGVGETEVTLTVNGPPIISSDPVQYAVRGERGEVKCYIASTPPPDKIVWAWKENVWEKEKGTLLERYTVEQSKPSAEGGGVLSTLTINNVMESDFLSTYNCTAWNSFGPGTMIISLEETEEVPVGIIAGGTVGSTILLFIFLLVLVLIFYRQRKGSRRGVTLGKPDIKVETINKETHSLEEDSGSVSTASRMVKAMYSPFKDDIELKSDLRSDTLDTRQEYDLKDPTNGYYNVRASTHDEGRPASRSTMHYSDYRSPTGTPGGAASISSSAGGSGATASGGAPGPPGPLTSPGRPQACYDPRPPSRLSHISYAQFNTFTRGGQSQQPPANPAPVASDFPGDCSLLDSTSQLAYDNYGYPSHYQTYRMGFAPSSLAPLEAGPSYEMYGVGSGVGPGVGPGVGPGVGPGVGPGVGPGVGSGVGSPGVGVGPGGPAPSGSETGLGKYGSSTRFSYTSQHSDYSHSRHTQRMQTHV encoded by the exons TGTGGACGGCGAGGTTCTCTCAGGAGCCGGCAGACCAGTCGGTGGTGCGGGGCCAGAGGGTGATCCTGTCCTGTGTTGTCTTCAACTACTCAGGCATTGTTCAGTGGACCAAAGATGGCCTGGCTCTGGGCATCGGAGAGGACCTCCGGG CCTGGCCCAGGTACCGCGTGCTGCGTGTGCAGGAGTTGGGCCAGTACAACCTGGAGATCCTGTCAGCTGATCTGTCTGATGACTCCCTGTACGAGTGCCAGGCCCCTGATGCCGCCCTGAGATCCAGAAGGGCCAAACTCACCGTCCTCA TCCCCCCTGATGACCCAGTGATCGATGGGGGTCCGGAGGTGTTGCTGAACGCGGGGGAGTCCTACAACTTGAGCTGCGTGTCTCGAGGGGCTAAACCACCTTCCATGATCGAGTGGCTTAAAGACGGTCTGCCGGTGGAGGGGGCCGCCAGCACCACC GAGGTGCTTCCAGACAGGAAGAGGGTGACCACACGGAGCTACCTGCCGATCGCGCCCGTCGACAGTGACACCGGGAGGAACTACAGCTGCGTGGCCTCCAACCTGGCCGTTCCCACCGGCAAAAGCACAACCGTCACCCTCAACGTGCACC ATCCACCGACAGTGACCTTGTCCATTGAGCCTCGCTCTGTCCTGGAGGGGGACAGAGTCACCTTCACATGCCAGGCTCACGCCAACCCTCCTATTATGGGCTACAG GTGGGCGAAGGGTGGCGTGGTGCTGCAGGGTGCCAGGGAGAGTGTGTTCACCACCAAGGCCGACCACTCCTTCTTCACCGAGCCTGTCTCCTGTCTGGTTTTCAACGCTGTGGGAAAGACCAACGTCAGCATCCTGGTAGACGTGCACT TCGGTCCGATTCTGTTGGTGGAGCCGCAGCCCAAAACGGTAGATGTTGACTCTGATGTCACCCTCAACTGCAAATGGGCGGGAAACCCACCACTCACACTCACCTGGTTCAAAAAGGGTTCAAACATG GTTCTGAGTAACAGCAACCAGCTGTATCTGAAGTCGGTGAGCCAAGCGGATGCCGGCCAGTACGTATGTAAGGCCATCGTCCCACGGATTGGAGTAGGAGAGACTGAGGTCACACTCACCGTCAACG GTCCTCCCATCATCTCCAGTGACCCCGTCCAGTATGCAGTGAGAGGGGAGCGGGGAGAGGTGAAATGTTACATAGCCAGCACACCTCCTCCGGATAAGATT gtgtgggCATGGAAGGAGAATGTGTGGGAGAAGGAAAAGGGGACGTTGCTGGAGAGGTACACGGTGGAGCAGAGCAAACCGTCAGCCGAGGGCGGCGGCGTCCTCTCCACCCTCACCATCAACAACGTGATGGAGTCGGATTTCCTGTCCACCTACAACTGCACGGCCTGGAACTCGTTCGGCCCCGGCACCATGATCATCTCGCTGGAGGAGACTG AGGAAGTCCCAGTGGGGATAATAGCTGGTGGGACGGTGGGCTCTACCATCCTCCTATTCATCTTTCTGCTGGTCCTCGTTCTTATCTTCTACAGGCAGCGCAAAGGCA GTCGGCGCGGGGTCACCCTGGGTAAGCCCGACATCAAGGTGGAGACGATAAACAAGGAGACCCACAGCTTAGAGGAGGACTCCGGCAGCGTGTCCACAGCTTCGCGCATGGTCAAGGCCATGTACTCG CCCTTTAAGGATGACATAGAGCTCAAGTCTGACCTCCGCAGCGACACCCTGGACACCCGTCAGGAGTACGACCTAAAG GACCCCACCAATGGCTACTACAATGTGCGAGCCTCCACCCACGATGAAGGCCGCCCTGCATCCCGCTCCACCATGCACTACTCTGACTACCGCTCCCCGACAGGAACACCAGGGGGAGCTGCATCTATCAGCAGCAGTGCTGGCGGCTCAGGAGCTACGGCCAGCGGAGGGGCACCCGGTCCCCCCGGCCCGCTCACTTCCCCTGGCCGCCCCCAGGCCTGCTACGACCCCCGTCCCCCCTCCAGACTGTCCCACATCAGCTACGCCCAGTTCAACACCTTCACCCGTGGGGGCCAGAGCCAGCAGCCCCCGGCTAACCCTGCCCCCGTGGCCAGCGATTTCCCAGGGGACTGCAGCCTCCTGGACTCCACTTCTCAGCTGGCTTATGATAACTACGGCTACCCTTCGCATTACCAGACCTACCGCATGGGTTTCGCCCCGTCCAGCCTGGCCCCCTTGGAGGCCGGCCCATCCTATGAAATGTATGGGGTGGGATCCGGGGTGGGACCTGGGGTGGGACCCGGGGTGGGACCTGGGGTGGGACCTGGGGTGGGACCCGGGGTGGGACCCGGGGTGGGATCTGGGGTTGGGAGCCCTGGGGTCGGTGTGGGTCCTGGGGGTCCTGCTCCCTCGGGATCAGAGACTGGACTGGGGAAGTACGGCAGCTCCACTCGCTTCTCCTACACCTCGCAACACTCTGACTACTCCCACAGccgacacacacagaggatgcaGACTCacgtgtga
- the kirrel1a gene encoding kin of IRRE-like protein 1a isoform X1, producing MQRLLLLSLLLSFQTVWTARFSQEPADQSVVRGQRVILSCVVFNYSGIVQWTKDGLALGIGEDLRAWPRYRVLRVQELGQYNLEILSADLSDDSLYECQAPDAALRSRRAKLTVLIPPDDPVIDGGPEVLLNAGESYNLSCVSRGAKPPSMIEWLKDGLPVEGAASTTEVLPDRKRVTTRSYLPIAPVDSDTGRNYSCVASNLAVPTGKSTTVTLNVHHPPTVTLSIEPRSVLEGDRVTFTCQAHANPPIMGYRWAKGGVVLQGARESVFTTKADHSFFTEPVSCLVFNAVGKTNVSILVDVHFGPILLVEPQPKTVDVDSDVTLNCKWAGNPPLTLTWFKKGSNMVLSNSNQLYLKSVSQADAGQYVCKAIVPRIGVGETEVTLTVNGPPIISSDPVQYAVRGERGEVKCYIASTPPPDKIVWAWKENVWEKEKGTLLERYTVEQSKPSAEGGGVLSTLTINNVMESDFLSTYNCTAWNSFGPGTMIISLEETEEVPVGIIAGGTVGSTILLFIFLLVLVLIFYRQRKGSRRGVTLGKPDIKVETINKETHSLEEDSGSVSTASRMVKAMYSFLPSVSFSPSNQPFKDDIELKSDLRSDTLDTRQEYDLKDPTNGYYNVRASTHDEGRPASRSTMHYSDYRSPTGTPGGAASISSSAGGSGATASGGAPGPPGPLTSPGRPQACYDPRPPSRLSHISYAQFNTFTRGGQSQQPPANPAPVASDFPGDCSLLDSTSQLAYDNYGYPSHYQTYRMGFAPSSLAPLEAGPSYEMYGVGSGVGPGVGPGVGPGVGPGVGPGVGPGVGSGVGSPGVGVGPGGPAPSGSETGLGKYGSSTRFSYTSQHSDYSHSRHTQRMQTHV from the exons TGTGGACGGCGAGGTTCTCTCAGGAGCCGGCAGACCAGTCGGTGGTGCGGGGCCAGAGGGTGATCCTGTCCTGTGTTGTCTTCAACTACTCAGGCATTGTTCAGTGGACCAAAGATGGCCTGGCTCTGGGCATCGGAGAGGACCTCCGGG CCTGGCCCAGGTACCGCGTGCTGCGTGTGCAGGAGTTGGGCCAGTACAACCTGGAGATCCTGTCAGCTGATCTGTCTGATGACTCCCTGTACGAGTGCCAGGCCCCTGATGCCGCCCTGAGATCCAGAAGGGCCAAACTCACCGTCCTCA TCCCCCCTGATGACCCAGTGATCGATGGGGGTCCGGAGGTGTTGCTGAACGCGGGGGAGTCCTACAACTTGAGCTGCGTGTCTCGAGGGGCTAAACCACCTTCCATGATCGAGTGGCTTAAAGACGGTCTGCCGGTGGAGGGGGCCGCCAGCACCACC GAGGTGCTTCCAGACAGGAAGAGGGTGACCACACGGAGCTACCTGCCGATCGCGCCCGTCGACAGTGACACCGGGAGGAACTACAGCTGCGTGGCCTCCAACCTGGCCGTTCCCACCGGCAAAAGCACAACCGTCACCCTCAACGTGCACC ATCCACCGACAGTGACCTTGTCCATTGAGCCTCGCTCTGTCCTGGAGGGGGACAGAGTCACCTTCACATGCCAGGCTCACGCCAACCCTCCTATTATGGGCTACAG GTGGGCGAAGGGTGGCGTGGTGCTGCAGGGTGCCAGGGAGAGTGTGTTCACCACCAAGGCCGACCACTCCTTCTTCACCGAGCCTGTCTCCTGTCTGGTTTTCAACGCTGTGGGAAAGACCAACGTCAGCATCCTGGTAGACGTGCACT TCGGTCCGATTCTGTTGGTGGAGCCGCAGCCCAAAACGGTAGATGTTGACTCTGATGTCACCCTCAACTGCAAATGGGCGGGAAACCCACCACTCACACTCACCTGGTTCAAAAAGGGTTCAAACATG GTTCTGAGTAACAGCAACCAGCTGTATCTGAAGTCGGTGAGCCAAGCGGATGCCGGCCAGTACGTATGTAAGGCCATCGTCCCACGGATTGGAGTAGGAGAGACTGAGGTCACACTCACCGTCAACG GTCCTCCCATCATCTCCAGTGACCCCGTCCAGTATGCAGTGAGAGGGGAGCGGGGAGAGGTGAAATGTTACATAGCCAGCACACCTCCTCCGGATAAGATT gtgtgggCATGGAAGGAGAATGTGTGGGAGAAGGAAAAGGGGACGTTGCTGGAGAGGTACACGGTGGAGCAGAGCAAACCGTCAGCCGAGGGCGGCGGCGTCCTCTCCACCCTCACCATCAACAACGTGATGGAGTCGGATTTCCTGTCCACCTACAACTGCACGGCCTGGAACTCGTTCGGCCCCGGCACCATGATCATCTCGCTGGAGGAGACTG AGGAAGTCCCAGTGGGGATAATAGCTGGTGGGACGGTGGGCTCTACCATCCTCCTATTCATCTTTCTGCTGGTCCTCGTTCTTATCTTCTACAGGCAGCGCAAAGGCA GTCGGCGCGGGGTCACCCTGGGTAAGCCCGACATCAAGGTGGAGACGATAAACAAGGAGACCCACAGCTTAGAGGAGGACTCCGGCAGCGTGTCCACAGCTTCGCGCATGGTCAAGGCCATGTACTCG TTTCTCCCCTCTGTGTCCTTCTCTCCTTCCAATCAGCCCTTTAAGGATGACATAGAGCTCAAGTCTGACCTCCGCAGCGACACCCTGGACACCCGTCAGGAGTACGACCTAAAG GACCCCACCAATGGCTACTACAATGTGCGAGCCTCCACCCACGATGAAGGCCGCCCTGCATCCCGCTCCACCATGCACTACTCTGACTACCGCTCCCCGACAGGAACACCAGGGGGAGCTGCATCTATCAGCAGCAGTGCTGGCGGCTCAGGAGCTACGGCCAGCGGAGGGGCACCCGGTCCCCCCGGCCCGCTCACTTCCCCTGGCCGCCCCCAGGCCTGCTACGACCCCCGTCCCCCCTCCAGACTGTCCCACATCAGCTACGCCCAGTTCAACACCTTCACCCGTGGGGGCCAGAGCCAGCAGCCCCCGGCTAACCCTGCCCCCGTGGCCAGCGATTTCCCAGGGGACTGCAGCCTCCTGGACTCCACTTCTCAGCTGGCTTATGATAACTACGGCTACCCTTCGCATTACCAGACCTACCGCATGGGTTTCGCCCCGTCCAGCCTGGCCCCCTTGGAGGCCGGCCCATCCTATGAAATGTATGGGGTGGGATCCGGGGTGGGACCTGGGGTGGGACCCGGGGTGGGACCTGGGGTGGGACCTGGGGTGGGACCCGGGGTGGGACCCGGGGTGGGATCTGGGGTTGGGAGCCCTGGGGTCGGTGTGGGTCCTGGGGGTCCTGCTCCCTCGGGATCAGAGACTGGACTGGGGAAGTACGGCAGCTCCACTCGCTTCTCCTACACCTCGCAACACTCTGACTACTCCCACAGccgacacacacagaggatgcaGACTCacgtgtga